Below is a window of Streptomyces sp. NBC_00223 DNA.
GGGCCACCTTGGCGGCGGTGTGCCAGCCGAGCGCGTCGAGGTCGGCGGCCAGGTCCAGCAGCAGGCGGCGGGTCTCGTCGAAGCGGCTGCCGGAGAACGCCTGGACGGACGACTCGCTGCCGCGGTGCCTGCGGTAGTCGAAGCAGACCACGGGGTCGGTGACCAGTTCCTCGCCGCGCATCAGCAGCTCGACCATCAGGGCCAGGTCCTGAACGACCGTCAGGTCCTCCCGGAAGCCGACCTCCTTGAGCACGTCGGAGCGCCAGCACATCGCGGGGAAGTAGACCCAGTTGCCGCGCAGCAGACCGGCGGCGAGCGCCTCTCCGCCCAGCCGGGCGCGGACGGTGGGCGCCGAGGAGTACAGCCGCTTCTTGACGATGTCCACCAGGGTGCGCACCGGAAGGCCGTCGCCGTCCACGACCGCGACGCCCGGCTGGTACATCGCGGCGCCGGGCATCGCGGCCCGGGCGGCGTCCAGGGTGGCGACATAGCCGGGGCGCATCAGGTCGTCGCAGCCCATCAGGACCATGTACTCGTGGTCGGCGAGTTCGACGCACCGGCGGAAGTTGCCGGTGATGCCGAGGTTGTGCTCGTTGCGCAGATAGCGGACCCGCTCGTCGCCGAGGGCGGCGAACCACTCGGGGACGCCGGGCTCGGTGCCGTCGTCCACGACGGTGAGCCGCCAGTGCGGGTCGGTCTGGTCGAGAACGCTGCGTACGGCGGCACGCATCAGGGCGGGGTCGCCGTAGTACGGCAGCATGATGTCGAGGGTCACTGGGTGCTTTCGCCTTCCACGGCGGCCATCGGCCGCGCGGGCTCGGGCTGGTTCTGAGAGAGGGGCCCGGAATCGTCCTCGGGCCGGTGCGCCGCGCGCAGGGCCGCGTCACGGGCGAGTTCGGTGAGCCGTCGTTCTATGGCACGGAAACGCAGATAGGTGTTGAGCGCCAGCAGGGTGACGCCGACCACGAGCAGGTAGAGCACGAGGTCGGTGCCGCGGCCGACACCGACGAGGTGGGCCGCCTTCGTGGTGTCGGCGGGCCGCAGCACGGCGTAGGCGTTGGCGAAGCAGAAGACGAGAAAGGCGATCCGCTTCCAGGCGCGCATCCGGGTGGTGTTCCAGTTACGGGCGAACATCACGACGAGTGCGGCCACTGCGGCGAGCAGGAGGATCTGGATCAACATCGGTCAGCCGTTCCGGTTGCGCAGGGACAGGTCGAAGAGGATGTTGACGCCGTTTATCAGTGACTGTCCCTTGCTGCGCGAGTAGTCGGTGTATTTGATCGACACCGGTGCCTCGGTGACCCGAAGTCCCGAACGGGCCAGGAAGGCGGTGATCTCCGAGGCGTGCGCCATACCGTCCATCGTGATGTTCAGCCGGGACGCGGCCTCGCGATTGAAGAGCCGCAGTCCGTTGTGCGCGTCGGAGAGTTTCAGCCGCCGGGCGGTAGGGCTGACCGCGGCCGCGGTACGCAGCACGATCCGCTTGAGCCGGGGCACCTGACCGTCCGGCTTGAGGAACCGGGAGCCGAGCACCACGTCGGCGTTGCGCTCGTGCGCGAGGGCCAGCATCATCACCACGTCCTCGACCCGGTGCTGACCGTCCGCGTCGAAAGTGACGAAGCGTTCGGCACCGCGCTGGGCGAGCGCGTAGCTGACGCCCGTTTGGAGAGCGGCGCCCTGACCGAGGTTGACGGGGTGTCTGACCAGGTGGGCGCCGGTGGCGGTGATCCGCTCGGCCGAGGCGTCGCTGCTTCCGTCGTCCACGCAGACGATGTTGGGGAAGGTCTCCAGCGCCCCGTCGATCACCTCCGCGATGACCGCCGCCTCGTTGTAGACCGGGACGATCAGCCACACGTCCCTGAAGGCGCGCTTTCGACGGAGCCGGAGAGTGGCGGGGACCACCATGAAAGCGCGCCCTTTCGTCAATTATTCAACCGATCGGGGATGCTCCGAGAATTCAGCCACCTCTGGGGCATCCGTCCACCCAGCTTGACGGGAGAGACGACTCACAGGTTGCATCCTCGTGACGTAAATCACCCGCACGGAGAGAATTACTGCGGTAATCGCAGCACCCACGGCGTAAGCGATCTCAACTCGGTCACGAATAGGGATCGGACTGAACGTCACCGCGATGAGCGCGGCGGTCCCGATGACCCAGGCGAGCAATTGCCTGCCATGGCCACCGGTGCTCTGAAGTGCCTGGCCGAGTACCGAGGCGAGCATGTAGAAAAGCGTCCCCGCCGACAGCCACGCGAAGTCCGAGGCCCCCAGCAGATCCGGCGACCCGAACAGCAACGGCACCAGCCACGGTCCGAGCACCACCGCGAGCAGCCCGCCGGAGCCGCCCAGCAGCCCGGTGAAGGCGGCCGTGCGCAGCAGCAGCTGACGGTACGCCGGGCGGTCCCCCGCGGCGACCGCGGCGGACAGCCCGCGCAGCAGCGAGGCCTGGAGCGAGCCGAAGACGAACAGCGGCACCCGGGCCAGCACCACGGCCGACAGCAGCGCGGTGATGAACGCGGTGTCCCGCGGCGCCAGCAGCTTCATGCTGATGACGGAGATGTTGACCAGCAGCTGGGCCAGCAGGGTGGACGGGATGAGCGCGACCAGTCCCGCGCCCAGCGTCCGCCACGGCAGCACCGGCGCGGACGGGCGCGGGGCGGCCGCGCGCAGCACCGGCCGCGCGGTGGCCGCCACCGACAGCAGCGTGGGGACGGTCAGCACCGCGGCGAACAGCAGCGGGGAGTGCACCCCGCTGACCGCCAGCGCCACCGACAGGACCACCCGCAGCATGCCGTCGAGCGCCAACTGGACGCCGTACACGGTGAATTTGGCGGTGCCGGCCAGCACCCCGCGGGTGACGTGGGCGACCGACAGCGCGCCGAAGGCCCCGCACAGCGCCCAGACCAGCGAGAGGTTCCCGTCGAAGAGCCGGTCGGCGATCGGCCGGGCGAAGACCGCGACCGGGACGCAGACCGCGGCGAGCAGCGACAGCGAGGTGGCCGCGGCGCGGCGCAGCACCGGCGCCACCCCTTCCCCGGCCACCACCCGGGCGGCGACCAGCCGGGTGACCTCCTGCTCGATGGGGAAGAACAGGCCGAGCCCTACGGAGAAGACCAGGGTCCACAGCACCGACACGCCGGCCATCTGATCCGACGGCAGGGTCCGGCCGGCCGCGGCCAGTTGGATGTAGCTGGCGAGACCGAGCACCGCGGTGCCCGCGCCGACCAGGGCGGTGCCCGGCGGCAGCAGGGCGACCGCGCGGCCGGCCAGTCGCCGCGCCCGCCCCCGGTTGGCCACGGCGAGGTCAGTCACGTTCGGCTGCCACCAGCGCGGGGAACGCCTCCGCGAGCGCGGGCCGCCAGTCCCTGATCGGCTCGATCCCGGCGGCCGCCCAGCGGTCGTGGCCGAGCACGCTGTACGCCGGGCGCGGCGCCGGGCGGACGAAGGCCGCGCTGGTGGTGGGCCTGACCCGCTCGGGGTCGGCGCCCAGCAGCCGGAAGATCTCCCGGGTGAAGCCGTACCAGGTCGTCTCGCCGCCGCTCGTGCCGTGGTAGACGCCCGCGGGCGCCGCTCCGGCCAGGGCCGCGGTCCCGAGCCGTACCAGCTGGTCGGCGAGGTCGGCGGTCCAGGTGGGCTGGCCGCGCTGGTCGTCCACCACGTCG
It encodes the following:
- a CDS encoding glycosyltransferase family 2 protein, which codes for MTLDIMLPYYGDPALMRAAVRSVLDQTDPHWRLTVVDDGTEPGVPEWFAALGDERVRYLRNEHNLGITGNFRRCVELADHEYMVLMGCDDLMRPGYVATLDAARAAMPGAAMYQPGVAVVDGDGLPVRTLVDIVKKRLYSSAPTVRARLGGEALAAGLLRGNWVYFPAMCWRSDVLKEVGFREDLTVVQDLALMVELLMRGEELVTDPVVCFDYRRHRGSESSVQAFSGSRFDETRRLLLDLAADLDALGWHTAAKVARRHLSTRLHALTLVPSALRHRRADAARSLAAHAFAPVPRRVRP
- a CDS encoding DUF2304 domain-containing protein, which encodes MLIQILLLAAVAALVVMFARNWNTTRMRAWKRIAFLVFCFANAYAVLRPADTTKAAHLVGVGRGTDLVLYLLVVGVTLLALNTYLRFRAIERRLTELARDAALRAAHRPEDDSGPLSQNQPEPARPMAAVEGESTQ
- a CDS encoding glycosyltransferase family 2 protein; the encoded protein is MWLIVPVYNEAAVIAEVIDGALETFPNIVCVDDGSSDASAERITATGAHLVRHPVNLGQGAALQTGVSYALAQRGAERFVTFDADGQHRVEDVVMMLALAHERNADVVLGSRFLKPDGQVPRLKRIVLRTAAAVSPTARRLKLSDAHNGLRLFNREAASRLNITMDGMAHASEITAFLARSGLRVTEAPVSIKYTDYSRSKGQSLINGVNILFDLSLRNRNG
- a CDS encoding lipopolysaccharide biosynthesis protein; translation: MTDLAVANRGRARRLAGRAVALLPPGTALVGAGTAVLGLASYIQLAAAGRTLPSDQMAGVSVLWTLVFSVGLGLFFPIEQEVTRLVAARVVAGEGVAPVLRRAAATSLSLLAAVCVPVAVFARPIADRLFDGNLSLVWALCGAFGALSVAHVTRGVLAGTAKFTVYGVQLALDGMLRVVLSVALAVSGVHSPLLFAAVLTVPTLLSVAATARPVLRAAAPRPSAPVLPWRTLGAGLVALIPSTLLAQLLVNISVISMKLLAPRDTAFITALLSAVVLARVPLFVFGSLQASLLRGLSAAVAAGDRPAYRQLLLRTAAFTGLLGGSGGLLAVVLGPWLVPLLFGSPDLLGASDFAWLSAGTLFYMLASVLGQALQSTGGHGRQLLAWVIGTAALIAVTFSPIPIRDRVEIAYAVGAAITAVILSVRVIYVTRMQPVSRLSRQAGWTDAPEVAEFSEHPRSVE